The Leptospira montravelensis nucleotide sequence CGTTGTACCTCCGATTCCCTCGTTCCACTAAAGGCTCCATCGTTATAAACCCAAGGCAATGGTGAGGAAGGAAAACCATCAGGTTGTCTTTCAGAAACTATTAAATCTTCTAAGTGAGTGATGGATCTTTGGTACTCCAATCCATACCTCCCAAAACGAACAGGAATCGTTTTTCCATTCCGTGAAAAACTAAAAAAAGCACCGAGTTCAGGATTCACTGTTTTAAATACTAACTCTTCCCCTTGTCTAACCTTTGAAGGTTTAGATTCCTTCTGTAGGGAAATTGTTTTTGCCGAACCAGAATTCAGTTGGATCGCATCCGAAACCTCCCAATCGTAAATGGAACCTTGGACATTCAAAGAAAGGAAGTCGCGACAAATAGACTCAGAACAAGGAGGAATGATAATGCGTATGTTGTTTCGTTTTAAAAAATTTTCCCGACGAAAATCGGTCCTTGCCGTCTGCAAAAGACTTTCTCCTTCTGGAATAGGACTTAAATTATTTCTTTCTTCTGGATCTTTTTTTAAATCATACAATTCTTCTGCCATTGTATGTGGTTCTCCGGCTGCTGTTCGCCTAACTGTCGTAAAACCTGGATATCTACGTATGTATTTATAATTTTCTGTCCGGACCGATTCCGACATCCTTCCTTCTGTATAAATAAACTTTTCATTTTGGCAAACGTTTGTTATGCGAATGCAAGACGAATAATTTACACCTTGGTAAGTGGAATTTTTTGGCAATAAATCTAAAAAACCTAAAATAGTGGGTGCCAGAGACAATAAAGAAGACTGCCCAGGAATACGGATTTGTCCCCCACTGGATTCCCTTGCCATATCGGAGTCCAAATTTTCCCGTACAGACTTAGGAAGTTTGATAAAATATGGGACGTTAATTTCCTCATCATAATGAGTTTCCCCATGACCAAACCGAGTTTGCATAATGAAATGATAACTATAATCATGATGTGCACTGAATAATTCCCCATGATCGCCCGTGATAATGATCATGGTTTCCTCATAAGTACCTTCTTTTTTTAATGTTTCGATTAACCTGCCAATTTCACGATCGGTATAATGCATTTCGCCGAGGTAACGCTGCACGGGAGATTCATACTTATAAAAAACATCGGAAGGTACAATGGAACGAACGGCAGTCATATCCTCGGGTGGAGGGGAATAAGAGGCATGCGGAGTATTTAAATTAAAATGTAAAAAATAGGGTTTGTCTTTGTATTCAGAGACAAATTGGATTGCTTTGTTTGTGAGAACTTCGGTGTCCACAATATCCATTCCCACTTGAAAAGAATTGTGAAATCCCAAATCCAAACCCACCGTGGTGTAATCCAAAAAGAAAACATTATTCATGATCGTTTGGGTAAAGTAACCTGCTTCTCGAAAGGTTTTGGCTAAATTGTCTCTTTTTTTTCCATAATAAACTTTTCTTTGGTATGGTTTGGTGGAAAACCAAGAATTCCCCAAACCAAGGTTAGACGAATATTCCGAATGGAAAAAAGACATCATGGAAGGTTTGGTCCAATTTCCATTGGCAAATGGATTTTCAAAAAAAACTGACTCCATTGCCATTTTGTCCATCACCGGAGTGACCGAATAAGGATACCCATAAGAACCAAAAAAATCCTTTCTTGCGGAATCAATCACGATAAGAATCACCGATTTGGGTTTGCCTTCCTTTTGACTTTCCGAAGTTGATTTTTCAACAGGATATAACAAAGGTTCACCGACAAAAAGATAACTATCCACACTCTCCCAAACCAATCGAAGAGATTCCAATTCACCAACGTCTAAATTTCCTTTTTTAGAAATCCATCTTTCTTTTGGTGATTGGGTAAGGTCCCATTCTTGTAAAATGGAATTTCCTGAGTAAATTTTCAGTTTCCCTGAAATTTGAGTTTGAAATTCTGTTCCACCTAACAATCCCACTAACGAAGA carries:
- a CDS encoding sulfatase, with product MDDGNLKRKNFSCSSETRFPNWFHMRATLPFALTICFCLFSCLNKSERRFPVDLVLELRNAKSKISISKDLLPYHWKKNPGRQSNLPLSRKWENTQITFNTDKEIFLNHSLDSLFFPPGQEYEFKIPSGHYEFSSLVGLLGGTEFQTQISGKLKIYSGNSILQEWDLTQSPKERWISKKGNLDVGELESLRLVWESVDSYLFVGEPLLYPVEKSTSESQKEGKPKSVILIVIDSARKDFFGSYGYPYSVTPVMDKMAMESVFFENPFANGNWTKPSMMSFFHSEYSSNLGLGNSWFSTKPYQRKVYYGKKRDNLAKTFREAGYFTQTIMNNVFFLDYTTVGLDLGFHNSFQVGMDIVDTEVLTNKAIQFVSEYKDKPYFLHFNLNTPHASYSPPPEDMTAVRSIVPSDVFYKYESPVQRYLGEMHYTDREIGRLIETLKKEGTYEETMIIITGDHGELFSAHHDYSYHFIMQTRFGHGETHYDEEINVPYFIKLPKSVRENLDSDMARESSGGQIRIPGQSSLLSLAPTILGFLDLLPKNSTYQGVNYSSCIRITNVCQNEKFIYTEGRMSESVRTENYKYIRRYPGFTTVRRTAAGEPHTMAEELYDLKKDPEERNNLSPIPEGESLLQTARTDFRRENFLKRNNIRIIIPPCSESICRDFLSLNVQGSIYDWEVSDAIQLNSGSAKTISLQKESKPSKVRQGEELVFKTVNPELGAFFSFSRNGKTIPVRFGRYGLEYQRSITHLEDLIVSERQPDGFPSSPLPWVYNDGAFSGTRESEVQREMGKEVKKILETWGYIHE